In Plasmodium gaboni strain SY75 chromosome 7, whole genome shotgun sequence, the following are encoded in one genomic region:
- a CDS encoding hypothetical protein (conserved Plasmodium protein, unknown function), giving the protein MTDINDIIKEIIYRSADECNFNNEELNFTSILKFFYDITNKYNVKKQLCDEIFNKLLIICKNIIDDNSITDHDNNIINRNNNIIDNNVDKFNYYYNKNDEYMQTNIRHSDEYQIRDIKNCHNNNIIREHNSYYKNSEYVNPLIILKNDEHKNNINNKNNTCSTIVKIKPLYNEKAKEEKLDVYYYDINKDKKLNNLYSSYLYKNQQKEQKSIIYNDNNNNINNNNNNNNRSHNNIIISYNNQTIPIHKEKYPCVYFIEDDNIKNNDDDDNNIIHIDEKSFLHKNNRNLLKLFLNGDIIHNVYKKIIKNKHLKKTNRNSLQDKNSKMKLYNESNIFFTFCILRKYYYTWFQHSYKQKILQKRLEKYNKIVRKKILLKYYDLWFYYNEKKNYLKSAYDKFVNKKNIKLLKQFFNNFINKYKKRKKKNFIYLVHIFNEWKNYTKKRKTLQYATKKITQKKKKKFFLLWKNNFLNKKMKKKKKNEIQNIYNKNLVIKCYVHFILFYNKRKKEHINYSVIYNNTKYNLSYKYFSLFIQIYRENIFFKQYYTLYLEKVRNIFFKKYFTILKEYVCKRKKLQTSFFNINRNKQINFLKFYMEKWIHRYNEKAKFNNILQIYHDKNKLYIFKKYFDIIKKHKEKSFNLKKKFLFLYEKKNKEQVQHIFTNWKNYYSINSTKYILLYNKYKYKLLINYFHFLYNYKNYRKTKKKKTKQMDDYSKNKLKTKAFMKWIFYHKNYKINILTFYNFKNDGNFFVYFILKMLWKYQTIDNKTHSKTFFDLINFSNINININTLIYIHKKYFTKKNIQINVNIFYENVMFVYKTLNIVFSYIPVLFFVNMNKLKFNLPYISFAIKMALYKRIFDTWLVDCRRIKQFKKLVNNKLLKNYFMRFFSLIQKKKKLNNELIKYKYKRKIILKKKLFSTWVFLWNKYINFRSNFEKFDVNNKRKRIKKIWMKWLAITKENKLKKEQIVEFFKSLLKKKKKKVWDTLNEYVSTCRRKKIQNKIADLYCMKNYKKKAFMSLFMYSKNVMYFKTLNNIAQSYLKRLCIIKWRNITREFFKRKKELQNRQYHFDLNIQRKYFRILLLFVHFRAIKKKKFLHFKEIQYKIWIYRYFNEWKNYIKIKQNKKEFLENMKNLFNRKKKLQFLSKWYTSFIINVKFKEVEKIIAFKFSILTFETLFLYNQKMKRIELFLRNRSKVFICQNIIKRWKHYIKIKRLKKHIRLKNCHLIKDKYFSTWKKTFDKVRKRKIRESKIYKYRQTKDKNIVHLFYNEWKNVFLQNKNIKHFVYVINNHLLYKLKYRSFVVIYKNCEYYSTLQFLFNNFLIDKRTKIKRNVFSILKCNTKNRRTHKKAIRFFYNNIMSKYFNAIKIYRQRRLTYRKNEQELINKRKATYFYAIMNFYNFLNKVKSNFYQIRIRVDNKIKKEFFSNWFIFVMKRKKERNTFLSVLRKRVNKVKSEIFFNMKRRVNKKKYVLLLLNRMEELIKNKIYRYGINQLKINRKCSKIHEKLYLKMQKKMNQKILQKCFKTLKNRISKKRKRELEKNMVSFFCEQLFKKKYFNIICHVSKIKMMERNMIILKIGNNHLFYLLRRHFDIWKYYIDKKKEYKKKIELININKKAKIFYFMLYLKIKSNYDNIYVLYKMYSLFHSSSCKMINLDEALKYRSKLKCCNIDIDRNYILGYYENQNKDLEDRVYEYMDFPLSNKKKYMLHKFLYLKKKVVMLSKIYNEIKFEQDDLLYLNKIKYKEKKKKKLQGIQNHIHICYMLKNSNMSSLLLNYLLMYDYYDMYYFCLHIKKHFNILYNYFFNFLSVKMKKLLLKFFKKSISLSNFIKMISIKDKDIHQHFKILIFIYYLFSRYIRYDHKSDECDNNTMDGNNKLVSDINNNNNNICVIITKVINNFLYIKDSYVDEEESVSDLHNNNLNIKKNKLKGSNKLNKKYISKKEKKKKSIYVDKKIKRENKNMLRKSCNNKYVVYLNSDKKNKNDNKKKNVHEYMNCKLNKMSNMNLFMSQVSCISSVGSSNNSEEYIIRRNEEINEKEKDIRNISINNIYNNKNNYNYNCSGINKMCILSGYKNIQEDLLKNRIEENMKEYIRQFYEDLKIYILSNFRDTDNSSSNIKINYSFLLLNVEKKKIIEMYIFFKRFKKSVISWKMYCKYKKERREIDINKMNNIKNKMTKEIVEKYFGIWIILFNEKVKEIKKKRKIFLKKHIHLIFISWHKLIQVNNYDKEKFKELKQVCFNRIKKIYFEKLYLYYIKMKNEKRNYAIIKKHCNNKKKQTFFYVWLLLYQYEKKYYYINKQMNNKKLQEYFYKWIYIYEKKQIYIHFCNTLNELFFKKYIFIPIIKQFKFYNYIKEKKENIEKKYFLIYYNIIKKNNILNKLQLYIYTSIQYKELKYLFSVWNKKYKKRKICRDELQQIIINKKRKYLDDWLAKYNESKNNVIKKYMHMNNFKRMLYWNKWMSYHRYMKIIKKNNKYLLLKYFSIYKRKYNTNVVIQNFIKNKNNKLIKDIFTVLKEYKEVKKYHKHIEEYCKTYYKKKTLKMYYSYWLYEYYKIKKIKNVLHYMFKIYNDKMKRVIMNKWIEYINKKRFLRNNHNNIVKSKNNIIINKCFLMWNKLYNFLKKKKRNILYTYMHIWSIHYKFVCFIKKINIYLYNIYQNNIFSFYYILKKKNENYYCLQEKGKFVFIQNQICEYLKYKNDMLYDTFHSLYIYKEKNKTLRKYLELYKMKNIQKEKRKIFFILLKYKNIKKKKNILLSTLYTDIINQKKEYLLKKYFIILTNIYFYNYHLNVCEKTINDRREKRIINCFLNKWKEYIKECKQLNYLDMLSQQFLNYRRKSEFIISLKQYYVEHKWKNYCEYNSLIFYKKVQERMLSNFIKFWIMKANQFEYFQQKFDEFQKQYNKNIIKKYFFLLIFSINKIKIEKKNFDIVHLKRIKMMKYKVFYYLYDMTMSRIKKYEQVMTTLKHQKGNEICLKRKFYFAFLNYIKYKKSIHQILITLQDKKNVSLLRKYFYIFIYKYVTNMNHYKYYYYNKFLSLWKYYIVMRKGHKSSQKSDESESVDGQVGGAEYYDEEGDEEDEEDEEDDEGDEDDEDDEDDEDDEDDEDDEEDVENEDLNDENEDLNDEKEDNHDEKEDVYNDKNYNNVDNNDDNNKEENSSYEKFSSENHINNKDHVDFFVDILDDEIKVQKETKPFDNSSTSNDSLGYSSCIFKIEKKNSNQNNKKEKIVENNNTRDYINSGKDNLKESFETKDDSDTSCSIDINNLVMIK; this is encoded by the exons atgactgatataaatgatataataaaagaaataatataccGGTCAGCTGATGAATgtaattttaataatgaagaattaaatTTCACCagtattttaaaatttttttatgatattacaaataaatataatgtgaaaaaacaattatgtgatgaaatatttaacaagttattaataatatgtaaaaatataattgaTGATAATAGTATAACTGACcatgataataatataattaatcgtaataataatattattgataataatgtagataaatttaattattattataataaaaatgatgagTATATGCAAACAAATATAAGACATTCAGATGAATATCAAATTAGggatataaaaaattgtcataataataatattattagGGAACATAATAGctattataaaaattctGAATATGTTAATCCTCTTATCATATTAAAAAACGATGAacacaaaaataatattaataataagaataatacTTGTAGTACtattgtaaaaataaaacctttatataatgaaaaggcaaaggaagaaaaattagatgtttattattatgatattaataaagaCAAAAAATTGAATAACCTTTACTCTTCttatttgtataaaaatcaacaaaaagaacaaaaaagtattatatataatgataataataataatattaataataataataataataataatcgtagtcataataatattattatttcttataataatcaaaCTATTCCTATTcataaagaaaaatatcCATGCGTCTATTTTATTgaagatgataatataaaaaataatgatgatgatgataacaatataatacatatagATGAGAAATCATTTCTAcacaaaaataatagaaaCTTGCTAAAATTATTTCTGAACGGAGATATAATTcataatgtatataaaaaaattattaaaaataaacatttaaaaaaaacgAATAGAAATAGTTTGCAAGATAAAAATAgtaaaatgaaattatataatgaaagtaatatattctttaccttttgtattttaagaaaatattattacacATGGTTTCAACATTCttataaacaaaaaatattacaaaaaagacttgaaaaatataataaaatagtaagaaaaaagattttgttaaaatattatgatttgtggttttattataatgaaaagaaaaattatcTTAAAAGTGCTTATGATAAATttgttaataaaaaaaatataaagttattaaaacaattttttaataattttattaataaatataaaaagagaaaaaaaaaaaatttcatttaccttgttcatatttttaacgaatggaaaaattatactaaaaaaagaaaaacacTTCAATATGCTACTAAAAAAATTACtcagaaaaaaaaaaaaaaattcttcCTTTTATGgaaaaataatttcttgaacaaaaaaatgaaaaaaaagaaaaaaaatgaaattcaaaatatttataataaaaatctAGTAATCAAATGTTATgttcattttattttattttataacaaaagaaaaaaagaacatataaattattctgtcatatataataatacaaaatataatttgtcttataaatacttttcattatttatacaaatatatagagaaaatatattttttaaacaatattatacattatatttagaaaaggttcgaaatatatttttcaaaaaatattttactATTCTGAAAGAATATGTATGTAAACGTAAAAAGTTACAAacatcattttttaatattaatagaaataaacaaattaatTTTCTAAAGTTTTATATGGAAAAATGGATACATAGATATAATGAAAAAGCAAAATTTAATAACATATTGCAAATTTATcatgataaaaataagttgtatatttttaaaaagtattttgatattataaaaaaacataaagaaaaatcttttaatttgaaaaagaaatttttgtttttatatgaaaaaaaaaataaggaaCAAGTACAACACATTTTTACAAACTGGAAAAATTACTATTCTATAAATTCAAccaaatatatattattatataataaatataaatataagcttttaataaattattttcactttttgtataattataaaaattatagaaaaacgaaaaagaaaaaaacaaaacaaatggatgattattcaaaaaataaattaaaaacaaaagCATTTATGAAATGGATCttttatcataaaaattataaaataaatatacttacattttataatttcaaAAATGATGGCAActtttttgtatatttcATTCTCAAAATGTTATGGAAATATCAGACCATTGATAACAAAACACATTCAAAAACATTCTTTGATCTTATTAATTTCTctaatattaatataaatataaacacattaatttatatacataaaaaatattttacaaaaaaaaacattCAAATTAATgtcaatattttttatgaaaatgTTATGTTTGTTTATAAAACATTGAATATTGTCTTTTCATATATACCTGtcttattttttgtaaatatgAATAAGTTGAAATTTAATTTGCCCTATATATCCTTTGCAATCAAAATG gCCTTGTATAAACGTATATTCGACACTTGGCTAGTCGATTGTAGGAGAATTAAACAATTCAAGAAGTTAGTTAATAACAAGTTGTTAAAAAACTATTTTATGCGTTTTTTCTCATTGATTcagaaaaagaagaaattaAACAACGAACTAATAAAGTATAAgtataaaagaaaaataatattaaaaaagaagcTTTTTTCTACTTGGGTCTTTTTGTGgaacaaatatataaattttcGTTCTAATTTTGAGAAATTTgatgtaaataataaaaggaaaagaaTTAAGAAAATATGGATGAAATGGCTAGCTATaacaaaagaaaacaaATTAAAGAAGGAACAAATTGTCGAATTTTTCAAAAgtttattaaaaaaaaagaaaaaaaaagtatgggatacattaaatgaatatgtGAGTACATGTAGAAGAAAGAAgatacaaaataaaatagcAGATTTATACTGTATGAAGAACTATAAGAAAAAAGCATTTATGTCATTGTTTATGTATTCAAAGAATGTTATGTATTTTAAGacattaaataatatagcacaatcatatttaaaaagattatgtataataaaatggAGAAATATAACAAGAGagttttttaaaagaaagAAAGAATTGCAAAATAGACAATATCATTTTGACTTAAATATAcaaagaaaatattttcgtattcttttgttatttgttcattttcgtgctataaaaaagaaaaag TTCCTACATTTCAAAGAAATACAATACAAAATATGGATATATCGATATTTCAATGAATGGAAGaattacataaaaattaaacaaaataaaaaggaattTCTTGAAAACATGAAAAATTTATTCAACAg gaaaaaaaaattacagTTTTTAAGTAAATGGTATActtcatttataataaatgtcAAATTTAAAGAGGtagaaaaaattattgCTTTCAAATTTAGTATTCTTACTTTTGAAACgttatttctatataatcagaaaatgaagagg attGAATTGTTTTTAAGAAATCGAAGCAAAGTATTTATATgtcaaaatattataaaaagatgGAAACactatataaaaattaaaaggTTAAAAAAGCATATAAGATTAAAGAATTGtcatttaataaaagataaatattttaGTACATGGAAAAAAACATTCGATAAAGTAAGAAAGAGAAAAATTAGGGAAAgcaaaatatataaatataggCAAACAAAAGATAAGAATATTgtacatttattttataatgaATGGAAGAATGTctttttacaaaataagaatataaaacattttgtctatgtaataaataatcatttattatataaattaaaatatagatCATTTGTTgtaatatacaaaaattGTGAGTATTACTCAACCTTAcaatttttgtttaataattttttaatagaTAAAAGAActaaaataaaaagaaatgtGTTCTctatattaaaatgtaatacaaaaaatagGAGAACACATAAAAAAGCCATTcgttttttttataataatataatgtcaaaatattttaacGCTATCAAAATATATCGACAAAGAAGACTCACATATAGGAAGAATGAACAAGAGTTGATAAATAAGAGAAAAGCTACATATTTCTATGCTATTATGAATTTCTATAATTTTCTTAATAAGGTTAAGAGtaatttttatcaaataagaataagggtagataataaaataaaaaaggagTTCTTTAGCAACTG GTTCATATTCGTgatgaaaagaaaaaaagaaaggaATACATTTTTGTCAGTACTAAGAAAAAGAGTAAATAAGGTGAAATCTgaaattttctttaatatgaaaagaagggtcaacaaaaaaaaatatgttcttttattattaaatagAATGGAggaattaataaaaaataaaatatatcgTTATGGCATAAACCAATTGAAGATAAATAGAAAGTGTTCCAAAATACACGAg aaattatatttaaaaatgcaaaaaaaaatgaaccAGAAAATATTACAGAAATGCTTTAAGACGCTGAAGAATCGTATATccaaaaaaagaaaaagagAACTAGAGAAGAATATGGTTTCTTTTTTCTGTGAACAAttatttaagaaaaaatattttaatataatttgtCATGTTtctaaaataaaaatgatggaaagaaatatgattattttaaaaatagGAAATAAtcatttgttttatttGTTAAGAAGACATTTTGATATATggaaatattatattgataaaaaaaaagaatataaaaaaaaaattgaactgattaatataaataagaaagccaaaatattttacttcatgttatatttaaaaattaaaagtaattatgataatatctatgtattatataagaTGTACAGTTTATTTCATTCATCTAGTTGTAAGATGATAAATCTTGATGAAGCACTTAAATATAGAAGTAAATTGAAATGTTGTAATATAGATATTGATCGAAATTATATACTTGGATATTATgaaaatcaaaataaagatCTTGAAGATCGTGTTTATGAATATATGGATTTTCCTTTGtctaataaaaaaaaatatatgttacacaaatttttatatttaaaaaagaaagtTGTAATGTTAAGCAAAATATATAACGAAATAAAATTTGAACAGGatgatttattatatttgaataaaattaaatacaaagagaaaaaaaaaaaaaaactacAAGGGATACAAAatcatatacatatatgcTATATGTTGAAGAATAGTAATATGAGTAGTTtgttattaaattatttattgatgtatgattattatgatatgtattatttctgtctacatattaaaaagcattttaatattttatacaattatttttttaatttcttgtctgtaaaaatgaaaaaattattattgaAGTTTTTTAAGAAGAGTATTTCTCTTTCTAATTTTATAAAGATGATAAGTATAAAGGATAAGGACATACATCAGCATTTTaagatattaatatttatttattatttgtttagTCGTTATATTAGATATGATCACAAGAGTGATGAAtgtgataataatacaatGGATGGAAATAATAAACTTGTGAGTGatatcaataataataataataatatatgtgttaTTATAACAAAAGTAATAAACAATTTCCTATATATCAAAGATAGTTATGTTGATGAAGAAGAATCCGTATCTGACCTGCACAATAATAAtctaaatataaaaaaaaataaattaaaaggctcaaataaattaaataagaaatatatatctaaaaaggaaaaaaagaaaaaaagtatatatgtggataaaaaaataaaaagagaaaataaaaatatgttaaGAAAAAgttgtaataataaatatgtcGTATATCTTAATAGtgataagaaaaataaaaatgacaacaaaaaaaaaaatgttcaTGAGTACATGAATTGTAAATTGAATAAGATGTCAAATatgaatttatttatgtCACAAGTGTCATGCATTTCTTCAGTAGGTTCATCAAATAATAGtgaagaatatataataagaagaaatgaagaaataaatgaaaaggaaaaggacattagaaatatatctataaataatatttataataataaaaataattataattataattgtAGTGGTATAAACAAAATGTGCATATTAAGCGGttacaaaaatatacaggaggatttattaaaaaacCGAATTGAAGAGAATATGaaagaatatataagaCAATTTTATGAagatttaaaaatttatattttatcaaattTTCGAGATACAGACAATAGTTCAAgtaacataaaaattaattattcatttttattattaaatgttgaaaagaagaaaataattgaaatgtatatattttttaaaagatttaaaaaaagtgTAATATCATGGAAAATGtattgtaaatataaaaaagagaGAAGAGAAattgatataaataaaatgaataatataaaaaataagatGACAAAAGAAATCgttgaaaaatattttggTATATGgattatattatttaatgaaaaagttaaagaaataaaaaagaaaagaaaaatatttttaaaaaaacatatacatttgatatttatttcatggcataaattaatacaagtaaataattatgataaagaaaaatttaaagaattaaaaCAAGTCTGTTTTaatagaataaaaaaaatatattttgaaaaactttatttatattatataaaaatgaagaatgagaaaagaaattatgcaataattaaaaaacattgtaataataaaaagaaacagacatttttttatgtatggttattattatatcaatatgaaaaaaaatattattatataaataaacaaatgaataataaaaaattacaagaatatttttataaatggatatatatatatgaaaaaaaacaaatatatatacatttttgCAACACACTAAATGAACtgttttttaaaaaatatatatttattccTATTATTAAACAATTCAAATtctataattatataaaagagaaaaaggagaatatagaaaaaaaatattttcttatatattataatataataaaaaaaaataatattctaAACAAattacaattatatatatatacatctattcaatataaagaattaaaatatCTCTTTTCTGTTTGgaataagaaatataagAAAAGAAAGATATGCAGAGATGAATTGCAGcaaattataataaataaaaaaagaaaatatttagaCGATTGGCTAGCCAAATATAATgaaagtaaaaataatgttataaaaaaatatatgcatatgaataattttaaaagGATGTTATATTGGAATAAATGGATGTCTTATCATCgttatatgaaaataataaaaaagaataataaatatttattattaaaatatttttctatatataaaagaaaatataatacaaatgtagtaatacaaaattttatcaagaacaaaaataataaattaataaaagatatatttactgttttaaaagaatataaagaggttaaaaaatatcataaaCATATAGAAGAATACTGtaaaacatattataagaaaaagaCATTGAAGATGTATTATTCTTATTGgttatatgaatattataaaataaagaaaattaaaaatgtgttacattatatgtttaaaatatataatgataagATGAAAAGAGTAATTATGAATAAATGgatagaatatataaataaaaaaagatttttaaggaataatcataataatattgtaaaatctaaaaataatataataataaacaaatgTTTTTTGATGTGgaacaaattatataattttttaaaaaaaaagaaaagaaatatattatatacatatatgcatatttggagtattcattataaatttgtatgttttattaaaaagataaatatatatctatataatatatatcaaaataatatattttctttttattatattttaaaaaagaaaaatgaaaattattattgtttaCAAGAAAAAGGCaaatttgtatttattCAAAATCAAATATgtgaatatttaaaatataaaaatgatatgtTATATGACACATTTcattctttatatatatataaagaaaagaataagacattaagaaaatatttagaattatataaaatgaagaatatacaaaaagagaaaagaaaaatattttttatattattaaaatataaaaatataaaaaaaaagaaaaatattttattgtcAACATTGTATACAGATATTATtaatcaaaaaaaagaatatcttttaaaaaaatattttattatattaaccaatatatatttttataattacCATTTAAATGTTTGTGAGAAAACCATTAATGATAGAAGAGAAAAgagaataataaattgtTTCTTAAATAAGTGGAAggaatatattaaagaatgtaaacaattaaattatttagACATGTTGTCACAacaatttttaaattatcgTAGGAAATCtgaatttataatttcattaAAACAATATTATGTAGAACATAAATGGAAAAATTATTGTGAATATAattcattaattttttataaaaaagtaCAAGAAAGAATGTTATCTAactttattaaattttgGATTATGAAAGCCAATCAATTTGAATATTTCCAACAAAAATTTGATGAATTTcaaaaacaatataataaaaatattataaaaaaatatttctttcttttaattttttctataaataaaattaaaattgAGAAGAAAAATTTCGATATTGTTCATTTGAAAAGAATCAAAATGATGAAGTATAAagttttttattatttatatgatatgACAATGTCTcgtattaaaaaatatgaacaagTCATGACAACACTGAAACATCAAAAGGGGAACGAAATATGtttgaaaagaaaattttattttgcTTTCTTGAattatatcaaatataaGAAGAGCATTCACCAAATATTAATAACTCTTCAGGATAAAAAAAACGTGAGCCTTCTgagaaaatatttttacatcTTTATCTACAAATATGTTACAAATATGAatcattataaatattattattataataagtTTTTGTCTTTGTGGAAATATTACATTGTCATGAGGAAGGGGCACAAATCGAGTCAAAAGAGTGATGAAAGTGAAAGTGTAGATGGTCAGGTGGGAGGAGCTGAATATTATGACGAGGAAGGAgatgaagaagatgaagaagatgaagaagatGACGAAGGTGACGAAGATGACGAAGATGACgaagatgatgaagatgacgaagatgatgaagatgaCGAAGAAGATGTTGAGAATGAAGATCTCAATGATGAGAATGAAGATCTCAATGATGAGAAAGAAGATAACCATGATGAGAAAGAGGATGTCTATAACGATAAAAATTACAATAACGTAGATAATAACGATGATAAcaataaagaagaaaatagTAGTTATGAAAAATTTTCCTCCGAGAAccatattaataataaagatcATGTTGATTTTTTTGTTGACATATTAGATGATGAAATAAAAGTacaaaaagaaacaaaacCATTTGATAATAGTAGTACTTCAAATGATTCTTTGGGTTATTCATCTTGCATTTTTAAAAttgagaaaaaaaattccaatcaaaataataagaaagaaaaaatagtagaaaataataatacgagagattatataaattcaGGAAAAGATAATTTGAAGGAATCTTTTGAAACGAAGGATGATAGCGACACATCTTGTTCTATAGATATTAACAATCTTGTcatgataaaataa